Proteins co-encoded in one Arthrobacter alpinus genomic window:
- the purU gene encoding formyltetrahydrofolate deformylase: MTAAPLTPSGIPSETAAVGEGFILTLDCAENPGIVHAVAQYLLDHGCYIVDIKQFGDQLVRHFFMRVHFLASVDGPTAEELRSEFEPVAQQWGMRWRLEPQARKERILVMVSKFGHCLNDLLFRARTGELPVEIVAVVSNHETHRDLVDWHGIPFHHIPVTAETKPAAEAQLLKVVDQYSAELVVLARYMQVLSDDLTSVLSGRAINIHHSFLPSFKGAKPYHQAYDRGVKTVGATAHYVNAELDEGPIIAQQVIDVDHTYSPADLVAVGKDAECKALTNAVRWHAEGRIILSGNRTVVLR; encoded by the coding sequence ATGACCGCCGCGCCGTTGACGCCGTCGGGCATTCCCAGTGAGACTGCTGCGGTAGGCGAGGGGTTCATCCTCACGTTGGACTGTGCCGAGAACCCCGGGATTGTGCACGCGGTTGCGCAATACCTGCTGGACCACGGCTGCTACATCGTGGATATCAAGCAGTTCGGTGACCAGCTGGTGCGGCACTTCTTCATGCGGGTGCATTTTCTGGCCTCCGTTGACGGGCCAACTGCCGAGGAGCTTCGGAGCGAGTTCGAGCCCGTGGCGCAACAGTGGGGCATGAGGTGGCGGTTGGAGCCGCAGGCCCGCAAGGAACGCATTCTGGTGATGGTTTCCAAGTTTGGCCACTGCCTCAACGATCTGCTTTTTCGCGCCCGGACAGGTGAACTGCCAGTGGAAATTGTGGCCGTGGTATCCAACCATGAGACCCATAGGGATCTGGTGGACTGGCATGGAATCCCGTTCCATCACATCCCCGTGACCGCTGAAACTAAGCCGGCCGCCGAGGCGCAATTACTAAAGGTGGTAGATCAATACAGTGCTGAATTGGTGGTTCTGGCCCGGTATATGCAGGTCCTCAGTGACGATCTGACCTCGGTCCTCTCCGGACGTGCGATCAATATTCATCACTCATTCCTGCCCAGCTTCAAGGGTGCCAAGCCTTACCACCAGGCTTATGATCGCGGCGTCAAAACGGTCGGAGCCACGGCCCATTACGTCAACGCCGAGCTGGATGAAGGGCCCATCATTGCCCAACAAGTCATTGACGTGGACCACACGTACAGCCCTGCGGATCTTGTGGCCGTTGGCAAAGACGCCGAATGCAAGGCTCTCACTAATGCCGTGAGATGGCATGCCGAAGGCCGCATCATCCTCTCCGGAAACCGGACAGTAGTTCTGCGATAA
- the cycA gene encoding D-serine/D-alanine/glycine transporter: protein MTTRHTAPTPEPAADAPPQLERQLSNRHIQLIAIGGAIGTGLFMGSGKTISAAGPSVIFVYMIIGFMLFFVMRAMGELLLSNLHYKSFSDFAADLLGPWAGFFTGWTYWFCWVITGIADVIAIAAYSEILLPGIDLWVPGVVTIGILLVLNLTTVRAFGETEFWFSLIKIIAIVALIVVGLYMIFSRFESDTGTASFTNLWTHGGMFPNEFMGFVAGFQIAVFAFVGIELVGTTAAEAKDPEKNLPKAINSIPIRILLFYVGALVILMSVIPWTQFAAGQSPFIAMFSMAGLGAAATIINLVVLTSAMSSANSGIYSTSRMVYGLAQEGDAPARFGKLSKRKVPNNALFLSCILLLSSIVLLYVGDDISKAFEMVTTVAAVCFVFVWSIILASYLAFRRRRPELHDSSKFKMPGGIPMVYVVFAFFAFVLWALTTQPDTLIALLVTPIWFIALAVVWYLVGKTPSHLARYRKFKEDLATEAEVEAAAARHLANEVESGR, encoded by the coding sequence TTGACTACTCGCCACACTGCACCAACCCCGGAGCCCGCAGCGGACGCTCCACCCCAACTCGAACGCCAGCTCAGCAACCGCCACATTCAGCTCATCGCCATTGGCGGAGCCATCGGAACCGGTTTGTTTATGGGCTCGGGCAAGACCATCTCCGCGGCCGGACCGTCCGTGATCTTCGTGTACATGATCATCGGATTCATGCTCTTCTTCGTCATGCGCGCCATGGGAGAGCTCCTCCTGAGCAACCTCCATTACAAGTCATTCAGTGACTTCGCCGCGGACCTGTTGGGCCCCTGGGCCGGCTTCTTCACTGGCTGGACATACTGGTTCTGTTGGGTCATCACCGGCATCGCTGACGTCATCGCGATCGCCGCCTACTCCGAAATACTCTTGCCCGGGATTGACCTATGGGTTCCCGGGGTTGTCACCATCGGAATCCTGCTAGTGCTGAACTTGACCACTGTGCGAGCCTTTGGCGAAACGGAGTTCTGGTTCTCCCTCATCAAGATCATCGCCATTGTCGCCTTGATCGTGGTTGGCCTGTACATGATCTTTAGCCGTTTCGAATCTGACACCGGAACAGCAAGCTTCACCAACCTGTGGACGCACGGCGGAATGTTCCCCAATGAATTCATGGGATTTGTAGCCGGTTTCCAGATCGCTGTCTTTGCTTTCGTAGGTATTGAGCTGGTCGGCACCACTGCGGCTGAAGCCAAGGATCCCGAAAAGAACCTGCCCAAGGCCATCAACTCGATCCCGATCCGCATCCTGCTGTTCTATGTAGGTGCCTTGGTGATCTTGATGTCGGTTATCCCGTGGACTCAGTTCGCTGCCGGGCAAAGCCCGTTTATTGCCATGTTCTCCATGGCCGGGCTCGGAGCAGCCGCCACCATCATCAACCTCGTGGTGCTGACGTCCGCGATGTCCTCAGCCAACTCGGGCATCTACTCAACCTCCCGCATGGTTTATGGCCTCGCCCAGGAGGGCGATGCGCCTGCAAGGTTTGGCAAGTTGTCCAAGCGCAAGGTCCCCAACAACGCGCTGTTCCTCTCCTGCATTCTCCTGCTGTCAAGCATCGTCTTGCTGTACGTAGGCGATGACATCAGCAAGGCTTTTGAAATGGTCACCACAGTGGCCGCTGTCTGCTTCGTCTTTGTCTGGTCCATCATTCTGGCCAGCTACCTTGCGTTCCGTCGGCGCCGCCCGGAATTGCATGATTCCTCCAAGTTCAAGATGCCCGGTGGCATCCCCATGGTTTACGTTGTCTTCGCCTTCTTCGCCTTTGTCCTCTGGGCCCTGACGACTCAGCCGGATACGTTGATTGCCCTCCTGGTGACTCCCATCTGGTTTATTGCGCTTGCCGTGGTCTGGTACTTGGTTGGTAAGACTCCCAGCCATCTTGCCCGTTACCGGAAATTCAAGGAGGACCTCGCAACGGAGGCAGAGGTGGAGGCCGCCGCTGCCCGTCACCTGGCGAACGAAGTAGAGTCCGGACGATGA
- the gcvP gene encoding aminomethyl-transferring glycine dehydrogenase, translated as MLKAIGYDSVDSLVDTAVPDSIRQSTPLALTSARSEVEVLSELRALAAKNKMAVQMIGQGYYDTVTPPVIMRNILEAPAWYTAYTPYQPEISQGRLEALLNFQTMVSDLTGLPVANASLLDEATAVAEAVLLMRRSNKTKGAGDAKTVLDSDLLPQTIAIVKGRAEALGFEVEVADLSLGLPEGAINGIVLQQPGVSGRVFNHAPVIAAAKEQGALVTVAADLLALTLITPPGEQGADIAVGTAQRFGVPLFFGGPHAAYMAVRNGMERSLPGRIVGVSKDNTGLPAYRLALQTREQHIRREKATSNICTAQALLAIVASMYAVYHGPSGLKAIAETVHGHARTLAAALQGSGVELVNDSFFDTLTVRAPGRANALVAIAERDGINLRPIDADHVGISVDETTTADIVARVAAVFGAAPAGDGTDQGSSSDFALPAGTVRVSDFLTHPVFNTHRSETQMLRYIRRLSDRDLALDRTMIPLGSCTMKLNATAEMEAMSWPGFASIHPFAPDSQTVGWRELIGGLEADLAEITGYDQVSIQPNAGSQGELAGLLAIRGYHLSRGDAQRTICLIPQSAHGTNAASAVLAGMKVVVVATAPDGTIDHADLTAKIETHKDQLSAIMITYPSTHGVYDADVTDVCDAVHAAGGQVYVDGANLNALVGLAQPGKFGGDVSHLNLHKTFCIPHGGGGPGVGPVAAKAHLAPFMPGDANASGTIEGTGVPISATRFGSAGVLPISYAYVKLMGGKGLTEATKSALLAANYIASQLNEHYPVLYTGAGDLVAHECILDLRDLTAKTGVTAEDVAKRLIDYGFHAPTLSFPVSGTLMVEPTESEDLGEINRFITAMISIRAEIDQVAEGTFTLEDSPLRNAPHTAAAVVNSDWDRGYSREKAVFPVDALRQDKYFPPVGRIDGAAGDRNLVCSCPPIEDFED; from the coding sequence ATGCTCAAGGCCATCGGCTATGACAGCGTCGATTCCCTCGTTGATACGGCCGTTCCCGATTCGATTCGCCAGAGCACGCCGCTGGCACTCACGTCGGCACGCAGCGAAGTTGAAGTTCTGAGCGAACTGCGAGCGCTCGCAGCCAAGAACAAGATGGCCGTGCAAATGATCGGTCAGGGCTACTACGACACCGTGACGCCGCCGGTGATCATGCGCAACATCCTTGAAGCTCCCGCTTGGTACACGGCCTACACGCCGTACCAGCCGGAAATCTCCCAGGGCCGCCTCGAGGCACTCCTGAACTTCCAGACCATGGTCAGCGATTTGACCGGGTTGCCCGTTGCCAACGCATCCTTGCTCGACGAAGCAACCGCCGTGGCAGAAGCCGTCTTGCTCATGCGCCGCTCCAACAAGACCAAGGGTGCCGGCGACGCCAAGACCGTCTTGGACTCGGATCTACTGCCGCAGACTATCGCCATCGTCAAGGGCCGCGCCGAAGCCTTGGGCTTTGAGGTCGAGGTGGCCGATCTTTCCCTGGGTCTGCCCGAAGGTGCCATCAACGGCATCGTTCTGCAGCAGCCCGGTGTCTCCGGCCGCGTCTTCAACCACGCACCGGTCATCGCCGCAGCCAAGGAGCAGGGTGCCCTCGTCACCGTTGCCGCCGATCTGCTGGCGCTGACGCTGATCACCCCTCCCGGTGAGCAGGGTGCCGACATCGCCGTTGGAACCGCCCAGCGCTTCGGCGTTCCGCTGTTCTTCGGTGGACCGCACGCCGCTTACATGGCTGTTCGCAATGGCATGGAGCGCTCGTTGCCTGGACGCATCGTTGGTGTCTCCAAGGACAACACCGGACTGCCGGCCTACCGCTTGGCCCTCCAGACGCGCGAGCAGCACATTCGCCGCGAGAAGGCCACCTCCAACATTTGTACCGCGCAGGCATTGCTGGCCATCGTCGCCTCCATGTATGCCGTCTACCACGGCCCCTCCGGCCTGAAGGCCATTGCCGAAACCGTTCACGGACACGCCCGCACCTTGGCAGCAGCACTGCAGGGATCCGGCGTCGAGCTTGTCAATGACTCCTTCTTCGACACCCTCACGGTGCGTGCTCCGGGCCGCGCCAACGCACTGGTCGCCATCGCCGAGCGCGACGGTATCAACTTGCGTCCCATCGATGCCGATCACGTTGGTATCTCCGTCGATGAAACCACGACGGCGGACATTGTGGCCCGCGTTGCCGCCGTGTTTGGTGCCGCACCGGCAGGCGACGGCACTGACCAGGGGAGCAGCTCAGACTTCGCGCTGCCCGCTGGCACAGTGCGCGTCTCGGACTTCCTGACCCACCCCGTCTTCAACACCCACCGCTCCGAAACTCAGATGCTGCGCTACATCCGCCGCCTCAGCGACCGCGATCTGGCGCTTGACCGCACCATGATCCCCTTGGGCTCTTGCACCATGAAGCTCAACGCAACGGCTGAAATGGAAGCCATGTCCTGGCCCGGATTCGCCTCCATCCACCCGTTCGCTCCAGACTCACAGACTGTTGGCTGGCGTGAACTGATCGGTGGACTGGAGGCCGATCTGGCCGAAATCACCGGCTACGATCAGGTCTCCATCCAGCCCAACGCCGGTTCGCAGGGCGAGCTCGCTGGCCTGCTGGCGATCCGCGGCTACCACCTCTCCCGTGGCGATGCGCAGCGCACCATCTGCCTCATCCCGCAGTCGGCTCACGGCACCAACGCAGCCTCGGCTGTGCTGGCCGGCATGAAGGTTGTTGTTGTCGCAACCGCTCCCGATGGCACCATTGACCACGCTGATCTGACCGCCAAGATTGAGACCCACAAGGATCAGCTCTCGGCCATCATGATCACCTACCCGTCCACGCACGGCGTGTACGACGCTGACGTGACGGATGTGTGCGACGCCGTCCACGCAGCTGGCGGTCAGGTGTACGTTGACGGTGCTAACCTCAACGCTCTGGTTGGCCTGGCTCAGCCCGGTAAGTTCGGCGGCGATGTCAGCCACCTGAACCTGCACAAGACCTTCTGCATCCCGCACGGCGGTGGCGGCCCCGGCGTTGGCCCGGTTGCAGCCAAGGCTCACCTGGCTCCGTTCATGCCCGGCGATGCCAACGCCTCCGGCACCATCGAGGGCACCGGCGTGCCGATCTCGGCCACTCGATTCGGTTCTGCCGGCGTGCTGCCCATCTCCTACGCTTACGTCAAGCTCATGGGTGGCAAGGGACTGACCGAAGCTACCAAGTCTGCGCTGCTTGCAGCGAACTACATTGCCTCGCAGCTCAACGAGCACTACCCGGTTCTGTACACCGGCGCCGGTGACCTGGTTGCTCACGAGTGCATCCTGGATCTGCGCGATCTGACTGCTAAGACCGGTGTGACCGCAGAAGATGTGGCCAAGCGCCTCATCGACTACGGATTCCACGCTCCCACGCTGTCCTTCCCGGTATCCGGCACCTTGATGGTTGAGCCCACCGAGTCTGAGGACTTGGGCGAGATCAACCGCTTCATCACTGCCATGATCAGCATCCGTGCCGAAATTGATCAGGTTGCCGAGGGTACCTTCACCTTGGAAGACAGCCCGCTGCGCAACGCGCCTCACACGGCTGCCGCCGTGGTGAATTCCGACTGGGACCGCGGCTACTCCCGCGAAAAGGCTGTATTCCCGGTGGACGCACTGCGCCAGGACAAGTACTTCCCGCCCGTGGGTCGCATTGATGGTGCAGCCGGTGACCGCAACTTGGTCTGCTCGTGCCCTCCCATTGAAGACTTCGAAGACTAA
- the gcvT gene encoding glycine cleavage system aminomethyltransferase GcvT, with product MTENHTALYGEHQKAGASFTDFGGWQMPLKYSSELAEHHAVRKTAGLFDLSHMGEVWVTGPDAAAFLDYALAGKLSAVAVGKAKYSLICNVDGGIVDDLISYRLGDEKYLVVPNAGNAATVAGLLAERAAGFDVVVEDVTSETSLVAVQGPNAAAILLTLVPAEQHSLVTELKYYAAVYVTINGQELLLARTGYTGEDGFEIYVPNADAATLWQVLLENGSDQGLVPAGLACRDSLRLEAGMPLYGNELSVTGHAYSAGLGPVVSLAKESDFVGKAALAAIKESGDGVTTGRKLVGLKGLGRRAARGHYPVLKDGAVIGEVTSGQPSPTLGYPVALAYVDVAHAEIGTALDVDLRGKAEPFEVVALPFYKRQK from the coding sequence ATGACTGAGAACCACACAGCCCTTTACGGCGAGCACCAGAAAGCCGGCGCATCCTTTACCGACTTTGGTGGCTGGCAGATGCCGTTGAAGTACTCCTCCGAACTCGCAGAACACCACGCCGTACGCAAGACTGCGGGCCTCTTTGACCTCTCCCACATGGGTGAAGTCTGGGTGACCGGTCCCGATGCGGCTGCGTTCTTGGACTACGCCTTGGCTGGCAAGCTTTCTGCCGTGGCCGTTGGCAAGGCCAAGTATTCGCTGATCTGCAATGTCGACGGCGGCATTGTGGACGACCTGATTTCTTACCGCCTGGGCGATGAGAAATACCTAGTGGTACCCAACGCAGGCAACGCAGCAACCGTTGCAGGTCTGTTGGCCGAGCGTGCCGCTGGCTTCGATGTAGTCGTCGAAGACGTCACCAGTGAAACGTCTCTGGTTGCCGTGCAGGGACCAAACGCGGCAGCCATCTTGCTGACGCTGGTCCCGGCAGAGCAGCACTCCCTCGTGACCGAGCTGAAGTACTACGCCGCGGTTTACGTCACCATCAACGGCCAGGAGCTGCTGCTGGCACGCACCGGCTACACGGGTGAAGATGGCTTCGAAATCTACGTGCCCAACGCCGATGCAGCCACGCTGTGGCAGGTGTTGCTGGAGAACGGAAGCGATCAGGGTCTTGTACCTGCCGGACTCGCATGCCGGGACTCCCTGCGTCTGGAAGCCGGCATGCCCCTCTACGGCAACGAGCTTTCCGTGACAGGTCACGCTTACTCGGCTGGTCTGGGCCCCGTGGTCTCGCTGGCCAAGGAAAGCGATTTCGTGGGCAAGGCCGCCTTGGCCGCCATCAAGGAATCGGGCGACGGCGTCACCACTGGCCGTAAGCTCGTGGGCCTGAAGGGCCTTGGGCGGCGTGCTGCCCGTGGCCACTACCCTGTCTTGAAGGACGGCGCCGTCATTGGTGAAGTCACTTCCGGTCAGCCCAGCCCCACCCTTGGCTACCCGGTAGCCCTGGCCTACGTCGATGTGGCACATGCCGAAATTGGCACCGCGCTCGATGTGGATCTGCGCGGCAAGGCTGAGCCCTTTGAAGTTGTAGCACTGCCGTTCTACAAGCGCCAAAAGTAG
- the gcvH gene encoding glycine cleavage system protein GcvH, with protein MSKVAAELKYSVEHEWIARDGAGPSTIGVSAVAADALGDIVYVDLPEVGATVTAGEVCGEIESTKSVSDLYSPVTGVVTETNSGAIEDPAIINSDPYGAGWLFKVDVESDGPLLSAEEYAAANGGEL; from the coding sequence ATGAGCAAGGTAGCAGCAGAACTTAAGTACTCCGTTGAGCACGAGTGGATTGCCCGCGACGGTGCGGGTCCCTCCACTATTGGTGTCTCAGCCGTGGCCGCTGACGCCCTCGGCGACATTGTCTACGTTGACCTGCCTGAGGTAGGCGCCACTGTCACCGCCGGTGAAGTGTGTGGCGAAATTGAGTCAACGAAGTCCGTCTCCGATTTGTACTCACCCGTGACCGGTGTGGTGACCGAGACTAACTCCGGTGCCATTGAGGATCCGGCCATCATCAACTCCGATCCTTACGGAGCCGGCTGGTTGTTCAAGGTGGACGTTGAGTCCGATGGCCCGCTGCTCAGTGCAGAAGAGTACGCAGCAGCCAATGGCGGCGAACTGTGA
- the glyA gene encoding serine hydroxymethyltransferase, translating into MSGVGSAVDFVQVVSPSLDATLAELDPEVAVQIDAELARQRSGLEMIASENHTAAAVMAAQGSVLTNKYAEGYPGRRYYGGCEHVDVIEQLAIDRVKALFGAEYANVQPHSGAQANASVMHALIKPGDTIMGLNLAHGGHLTHGMKINFSGRLYNVVPYQVREDTHQVDMAEVERLALEHKPALIVAGWSAYARQLDFAEFRRIADLVGAYLMVDMAHFAGLVAAGLHPSPVPHAHVVTSTTHKTLAGPRGGIILSNDADIAKKINSAVFPGQQGGPLEHVIAGKAVAFKIAATPEFKERQERVLAGSAILAKRLMEADVAAKGISVISGGTDVHLVLVDLRNAELNGQEGEDRLAAIDITVNRNAVPFDPRPPMVTSGLRIGTPALATRGFGEAAFVEVADIIAEALIADASADLSALRARVEVLAAAHPLYPSVANLS; encoded by the coding sequence GTGAGCGGCGTAGGGTCCGCAGTGGACTTCGTCCAGGTAGTGTCACCGAGTTTGGACGCGACGCTGGCAGAGCTTGATCCGGAAGTTGCGGTACAGATTGATGCCGAGCTGGCACGCCAGCGCAGCGGGCTGGAAATGATCGCCTCGGAAAACCACACCGCGGCGGCCGTAATGGCGGCTCAGGGCTCAGTCCTGACCAACAAGTACGCAGAAGGCTACCCGGGACGCCGGTACTACGGCGGTTGCGAGCACGTGGATGTCATTGAGCAATTGGCAATTGACCGCGTCAAGGCTTTGTTCGGTGCAGAATATGCAAACGTTCAGCCGCACTCAGGTGCCCAAGCCAACGCCTCGGTCATGCATGCACTGATCAAGCCCGGCGACACCATTATGGGCCTGAACTTGGCCCACGGTGGCCACCTCACACACGGCATGAAGATCAACTTCTCCGGCCGCCTCTACAACGTGGTGCCGTACCAGGTTCGTGAAGACACCCATCAGGTGGACATGGCCGAGGTTGAGCGCCTGGCCCTCGAGCACAAGCCGGCCCTCATTGTTGCTGGCTGGTCCGCATACGCCCGCCAGCTGGACTTCGCCGAATTCCGCCGCATCGCGGATCTGGTGGGGGCCTACCTCATGGTGGATATGGCGCACTTTGCTGGTCTGGTGGCTGCAGGTCTGCATCCCTCACCGGTGCCGCACGCACACGTGGTCACTTCCACCACCCACAAGACGTTGGCTGGCCCGCGCGGCGGCATCATCTTGAGCAACGACGCCGACATCGCCAAGAAGATTAACTCGGCAGTGTTCCCCGGACAGCAGGGCGGCCCTTTGGAGCACGTCATCGCCGGTAAGGCAGTGGCGTTCAAGATTGCCGCAACACCTGAGTTCAAGGAACGTCAGGAACGTGTCCTGGCCGGATCGGCCATTCTGGCTAAGCGCCTCATGGAAGCCGACGTTGCCGCCAAGGGAATCTCCGTGATTTCCGGTGGTACCGATGTTCACCTGGTGCTGGTTGATTTGCGCAACGCCGAGCTCAACGGCCAGGAAGGCGAGGACCGTTTGGCCGCGATCGACATCACTGTCAACCGCAACGCCGTGCCGTTCGATCCGCGTCCGCCCATGGTCACCTCGGGTCTGCGTATTGGTACCCCGGCACTGGCTACTCGCGGATTCGGCGAGGCGGCCTTTGTAGAGGTCGCCGACATCATTGCTGAGGCGCTCATTGCCGACGCATCAGCTGACCTGTCAGCTTTGCGTGCCCGCGTTGAGGTTCTGGCCGCAGCGCATCCGTTGTACCCATCAGTGGCAAATCTGTCCTAG